A window of the Fodinibius sp. Rm-B-1B1-1 genome harbors these coding sequences:
- a CDS encoding aldehyde dehydrogenase family protein, with translation MDFLKKLGIEGTNLGTSTGQKFLGSESKETISSHTPIDGSQIADTTVTTREDYDKVVTKAQEAFEEWRMIPAPKRGEIVRQIGLELRKHKEDLGRLVTYEMGKIYQEGLGEVQEMIDICDFAVGQSRMLYGKTMQSERPQHRMYEQWHPLGITGIISAFNFPVAVYSWNAMIAAICGNVMIWKGSEKTPLCGIAVQNIIAKVLKRNDLPEGIFNLITGGREVGEWMTEDERIPLISATGSIRMGKEVAKTVGARLGKTILELGGNNGIIVSENADLEMAARATVFGSVGTCGQRCTSTRRLIVHEDVFDDLKDRLIEIYKDVNIGNPLDEDTLVGPLIDEDAAENMQQALKEVQEAGGEIIYGGEKLEKKKLNGGHYVKPAIVTAENEYNIVQEETFAPILYLIKYSDLDEAIAKHNGVKQGLSSSIFTLNMREAETFLSARGSDCGIANINVGTSGAEIGGAFGGEKETGGGRESGSDAWKAYMRRQTNTINWSDEMPLAQGIEFDVE, from the coding sequence ATGGACTTTCTTAAAAAATTAGGTATTGAAGGCACAAACTTAGGTACCAGTACCGGGCAAAAGTTTTTGGGATCAGAAAGTAAAGAAACAATATCCAGCCATACCCCTATCGATGGCTCACAAATTGCTGACACTACGGTAACTACTCGCGAAGATTATGACAAAGTGGTTACCAAAGCACAGGAGGCGTTTGAGGAATGGCGAATGATCCCTGCGCCAAAACGTGGTGAGATTGTTCGCCAAATTGGCCTCGAGCTTCGCAAACACAAAGAAGATCTTGGCCGACTTGTTACCTACGAAATGGGTAAAATCTATCAGGAAGGCTTGGGCGAAGTACAGGAAATGATTGACATCTGTGATTTTGCTGTTGGTCAATCGCGGATGCTCTATGGAAAAACAATGCAATCTGAGCGTCCCCAACATCGTATGTATGAACAGTGGCACCCATTGGGCATTACTGGAATTATCTCAGCCTTTAACTTTCCCGTTGCGGTTTACAGCTGGAACGCCATGATTGCCGCTATTTGTGGAAACGTTATGATCTGGAAGGGATCAGAAAAAACACCTTTATGCGGGATTGCAGTCCAAAATATTATTGCCAAAGTATTAAAGCGAAATGACTTGCCAGAAGGAATCTTTAACCTCATCACTGGTGGACGTGAAGTCGGCGAATGGATGACTGAGGACGAACGTATTCCGCTTATTTCTGCTACCGGCTCTATTCGCATGGGTAAAGAAGTAGCCAAAACCGTAGGCGCTCGTTTAGGTAAAACTATTTTAGAACTCGGCGGAAATAACGGCATTATAGTATCTGAAAATGCTGATCTTGAAATGGCAGCCCGTGCTACCGTATTTGGTTCTGTTGGTACGTGCGGTCAACGGTGTACCTCAACTCGTCGCCTAATTGTCCACGAAGATGTTTTTGATGACTTAAAAGATCGACTCATCGAAATTTACAAAGATGTTAATATCGGCAATCCACTGGACGAAGATACGCTTGTTGGGCCTCTTATCGATGAAGATGCTGCCGAAAATATGCAACAAGCACTTAAAGAGGTACAGGAAGCTGGAGGAGAAATTATTTATGGGGGAGAGAAATTAGAGAAAAAGAAACTTAATGGTGGGCATTATGTTAAACCAGCTATTGTTACTGCTGAAAATGAATACAACATCGTCCAGGAAGAAACTTTTGCTCCTATCCTCTATCTCATAAAATATAGTGATCTTGATGAGGCTATTGCGAAACACAATGGCGTTAAACAAGGGCTTAGTTCATCAATATTTACCCTAAATATGCGCGAAGCTGAAACCTTCTTAAGTGCTCGAGGTTCTGATTGCGGTATTGCCAATATCAATGTGGGTACCAGTGGTGCCGAGATTGGCGGAGCTTTTGGCGGTGAAAAAGAAACCGGCGGTGGTCGCGAATCAGGTTCCGATGCCTGGAAAGCATATATGCGTCGACAAACCAATACCATTAACTGGAGTGATGAAATGCCGTTGGCACAAGGTATTGAGTTTGACGTGGAATAA
- a CDS encoding DUF3078 domain-containing protein, producing the protein MVTSPSLAQEAIEISKLLETESDISVRDMSNVNSKVVVSDTLRGWAVDWQGGLNGSQASYDNWSQGGVNTISVTASTVFNAKYRKGQFAYALATNFKYGQARIEDEGTRKTDDRIAVNNKFSYLFEDERWSAFGNINFSTQFDEGFDYSTEPSTKISSFFAPAYFTQIAGIAFQPKEYFTAEAGMAMKQTIVSDTDLSTRYGLEEGETFRFEPGYSLAMNFEKKIVSNVRLISSVETFTNLQRHVDNTDVHFSNELIGKVNDYLNMSFQFVMVYDSDFSRELQVKQVLSAGISYSIL; encoded by the coding sequence ATGGTAACATCCCCAAGCTTAGCTCAAGAAGCTATTGAGATAAGTAAGTTACTTGAGACCGAGTCTGATATTTCAGTTCGGGATATGTCAAATGTAAATAGCAAGGTTGTTGTATCAGATACCCTCAGGGGTTGGGCTGTGGATTGGCAAGGTGGATTGAATGGTTCACAGGCCTCGTACGATAACTGGAGCCAGGGTGGTGTTAATACTATTAGTGTTACTGCTTCAACTGTTTTTAATGCGAAGTATCGAAAAGGACAGTTTGCATATGCGTTGGCAACAAATTTTAAATACGGACAAGCCCGCATCGAAGATGAGGGAACCCGCAAAACGGATGACCGTATTGCTGTTAATAATAAGTTTAGTTACTTATTTGAAGATGAGCGTTGGAGCGCCTTTGGAAATATTAATTTCAGTACTCAGTTTGATGAGGGGTTTGATTATTCTACGGAACCGTCTACAAAAATTTCCAGCTTTTTTGCCCCCGCCTATTTTACACAAATTGCGGGTATAGCTTTTCAGCCTAAAGAGTACTTTACAGCTGAAGCGGGTATGGCAATGAAGCAAACGATTGTATCAGATACCGATTTATCTACGCGATATGGTTTGGAAGAGGGGGAAACGTTTCGGTTTGAGCCGGGTTATTCACTGGCCATGAACTTTGAGAAGAAAATTGTTTCAAATGTTCGATTGATCAGTTCAGTTGAAACTTTTACAAACTTACAGCGTCATGTCGATAACACAGATGTTCATTTCTCGAATGAATTAATTGGAAAAGTTAATGATTATCTGAATATGTCGTTTCAGTTTGTGATGGTTTATGATAGTGACTTTTCGAGAGAGCTACAGGTTAAGCAGGTTCTTTCTGCTGGCATTTCGTATAGTATTTTATAG
- a CDS encoding phosphoribosyltransferase family protein yields the protein MGVESQLVLMSRARMVRSLNRIAHEIVEQNIDDAPIYLFGINKRGYIVAEVLNDILKKMPNSKVRLNQLMLNADTLTEELNEISLSKEHYPIIVDDVIFSGKTMFSALKTISEHLQPAEIHTAVLIDRGHRKFPIKAEFCGKELPTKLDEHVSVEVEGEELRHVILQKQ from the coding sequence ATGGGTGTAGAGTCACAATTAGTTTTGATGTCGAGAGCTCGAATGGTACGCTCGCTAAATCGCATAGCGCACGAGATCGTGGAGCAAAATATTGATGATGCTCCAATATATCTTTTTGGTATTAACAAGCGGGGATATATAGTTGCAGAGGTATTGAATGATATTTTGAAAAAGATGCCTAATAGTAAGGTTCGGTTAAATCAACTGATGTTGAATGCCGATACGTTAACTGAAGAGTTGAATGAAATTTCATTATCTAAAGAGCATTACCCGATCATTGTCGATGATGTGATTTTTTCGGGAAAAACGATGTTTAGTGCTCTTAAAACAATATCTGAACACTTACAACCTGCGGAAATACATACAGCAGTATTAATAGATCGTGGGCATCGCAAGTTTCCTATTAAAGCTGAGTTTTGTGGAAAAGAATTGCCTACTAAATTAGATGAGCATGTGTCAGTTGAAGTGGAAGGAGAAGAGTTGAGGCATGTAATTCTTCAGAAACAGTAG
- a CDS encoding DUF2851 family protein, whose product MNGEKSSYHEKLLHWIWNNRQFQFRNLQTVNQQAIQIHDTGTLNKSDGPDFLSAEIMIDGLRWYGNVELHWSLPDWKAHNHHTDVNYNNVILHVVFTSTDERSQREDHTKIPTLCLAPYLKKPLQTFLSQYQQSPQLPCAGQLSFISEEVFAQQLQKAHHEYFEQKVDDLLDFYTPSLPPSQAWRKMLVFGLWDGLGISHNRDQMQQLATLIFQDKKLDTYSKNKLRIRALSLSGINATDNTPKTISWNHKGCRPGNHPHLRIQQAAELLWHINRAPFEQWMRNNPKELWQNLLNTIETKPGLGQERASILFGTVFLPALYFLGNLFFNESLKSRCWSLWQTHEANIPSSLLKLLDKTAIPESIYAQKLGAIHQLRSYCRPRNCQHCKIFKSVISS is encoded by the coding sequence ATGAACGGTGAAAAGTCCTCATATCACGAAAAACTGCTGCATTGGATTTGGAATAATCGCCAGTTCCAGTTTCGGAACCTCCAAACCGTCAATCAACAAGCTATTCAAATCCACGATACCGGCACGCTCAATAAATCGGATGGACCCGACTTTCTGTCCGCAGAAATTATGATTGACGGCTTACGATGGTATGGAAATGTAGAACTTCACTGGTCACTACCTGATTGGAAAGCCCATAACCACCATACCGATGTCAACTATAACAATGTTATTTTACATGTGGTGTTTACCTCCACGGACGAACGTAGCCAGCGAGAAGATCATACTAAAATTCCTACCCTTTGCCTGGCTCCGTATCTCAAAAAACCTTTGCAAACTTTTTTGAGCCAATATCAGCAAAGCCCACAACTGCCTTGCGCAGGACAACTGTCGTTTATATCAGAAGAGGTATTTGCTCAACAGCTTCAAAAAGCTCACCACGAGTATTTTGAACAAAAAGTAGATGACTTGTTGGACTTTTATACTCCATCACTTCCTCCATCGCAAGCATGGCGTAAAATGCTTGTTTTTGGTCTTTGGGATGGCCTTGGCATTTCTCACAATCGTGACCAAATGCAACAATTGGCAACTCTTATCTTTCAGGACAAAAAGTTAGATACCTACAGCAAAAACAAATTGCGAATCCGAGCGCTAAGCTTGTCAGGAATTAACGCAACAGATAATACCCCGAAAACAATCAGTTGGAACCATAAAGGATGTCGTCCCGGCAACCATCCACACCTTCGTATACAACAGGCCGCAGAACTACTTTGGCACATCAATCGAGCACCTTTCGAACAATGGATGCGAAATAATCCCAAAGAACTCTGGCAGAATCTACTCAATACTATTGAAACTAAGCCTGGACTTGGCCAAGAGCGGGCATCTATTTTATTTGGAACTGTATTTTTACCAGCCCTATATTTTTTAGGTAACTTGTTCTTTAATGAGTCACTAAAAAGTCGTTGTTGGTCGTTATGGCAAACACACGAAGCTAATATCCCTTCGTCCCTGCTTAAACTTCTTGACAAAACAGCTATTCCAGAATCAATATATGCCCAAAAGCTTGGAGCCATACATCAATTGCGATCGTATTGTCGCCCCCGCAATTGTCAACATTGCAAAATATTTAAAAGTGTAATTTCTTCTTGA
- a CDS encoding ribose-phosphate pyrophosphokinase translates to MDTPLAIFAGRSNLALSRAIAEKYGTDLGEVTIKPFSDGELYAKYEQSIRGEDIFVVQSTPPPGDNIMELLLLLDAAKRASAKRVTAVIPYFGYARQDRKDQPRVSIASKLMANLLTEAGADRILTMDLHAAQIQGFFDIPVDHLYASRLFIDYFSDHPIENLVVVAPDVGSLKMARAYAKRLGARLAFIDKRRPKQNVAEVMNIVGEVENKNVLIVDDLIDTAGTLTNAASALKDRGALNIIATCTHPILSGPAYQRIEDSPIDQLLVTDTVPLRKPSSKIKVLSVAGIFAEAIQRIHTNDTISALFDD, encoded by the coding sequence TTGGATACTCCCTTAGCCATATTTGCCGGACGCAGCAACCTTGCTCTTTCCAGAGCTATTGCTGAAAAATACGGTACTGATTTAGGTGAAGTAACAATTAAACCTTTTTCGGATGGTGAGCTCTATGCAAAATATGAGCAGAGCATTAGAGGTGAAGATATTTTTGTGGTGCAATCCACACCTCCACCGGGCGATAACATCATGGAGTTATTATTGTTGCTGGATGCTGCCAAGCGGGCTTCGGCCAAACGTGTTACAGCTGTAATTCCCTATTTTGGGTATGCTCGTCAAGATCGTAAAGATCAGCCGCGTGTTTCTATCGCCTCAAAGTTAATGGCAAATTTGCTAACTGAGGCCGGTGCTGATCGTATTTTGACGATGGATCTGCATGCAGCACAAATTCAGGGATTTTTCGATATTCCGGTTGACCATTTATATGCCAGCCGGCTTTTTATAGATTATTTCAGCGACCACCCTATTGAAAACCTGGTCGTTGTTGCTCCTGACGTAGGCAGTCTTAAAATGGCTCGAGCTTATGCCAAACGTTTGGGAGCACGGCTTGCTTTTATTGATAAAAGGAGGCCCAAACAGAATGTCGCCGAAGTAATGAATATAGTCGGCGAAGTTGAAAACAAAAATGTGCTGATTGTTGACGATCTCATAGATACAGCCGGCACATTAACAAATGCAGCCTCCGCACTGAAAGATCGCGGAGCATTAAATATTATTGCGACATGTACGCATCCGATTTTATCTGGACCTGCGTACCAACGCATTGAGGATTCACCTATTGATCAACTGTTGGTTACCGATACAGTGCCGTTACGTAAGCCTTCGAGCAAGATAAAGGTTTTGAGTGTAGCGGGTATTTTTGCTGAAGCAATTCAACGTATCCACACCAACGACACGATAAGTGCACTTTTTGACGATTAA
- a CDS encoding 50S ribosomal protein L25, whose product MITPEVVELEGKVRETGRKAADALRDAMRVPCVLYGPEVDENVHFSIDELEFEKILAESQRQILTITVDGDEYRTLLKEVEFHPLTDRPVHADFYVLADDHKVSLSVPIKLEGTPVGVTEGGGRIFQPMHILRIRVTPDRIPGAYTVDISELQIGDSLHVRDLELEGIIPLDDLGRTLVTIRPPKSEALLTSSLITEEPGEEELEEGEELAEGEEATEGEEAEEGEEAEGDEEDTE is encoded by the coding sequence ATGATTACTCCCGAAGTAGTAGAATTAGAAGGAAAAGTCCGAGAAACAGGTCGTAAAGCAGCTGATGCTTTGCGCGATGCCATGCGAGTACCGTGCGTTCTGTATGGGCCCGAAGTTGATGAGAATGTTCACTTTTCGATCGACGAATTGGAATTTGAAAAAATTCTGGCCGAAAGCCAGCGACAGATTCTCACCATCACAGTTGATGGCGATGAGTATCGTACTCTTCTTAAGGAAGTTGAATTTCATCCGCTGACTGACCGTCCAGTACACGCTGACTTTTACGTGTTAGCTGATGACCATAAAGTGAGCCTAAGTGTTCCCATCAAGCTTGAAGGAACGCCTGTTGGGGTTACCGAAGGCGGTGGTCGAATTTTCCAACCAATGCATATTCTGCGCATTCGTGTTACGCCTGATCGTATTCCGGGAGCTTATACGGTGGATATCAGCGAACTACAAATCGGAGATTCTTTGCACGTCCGTGATCTGGAACTTGAAGGTATTATTCCGCTCGACGATCTTGGTCGTACACTTGTAACTATTCGTCCTCCAAAATCCGAAGCTCTGCTTACCTCTTCCCTCATTACCGAAGAGCCAGGCGAAGAAGAGCTCGAAGAAGGAGAAGAACTTGCAGAAGGCGAAGAAGCTACAGAAGGTGAAGAAGCCGAAGAGGGCGAAGAAGCCGAAGGCGACGAAGAGGATACCGAATAA
- the pth gene encoding aminoacyl-tRNA hydrolase, with protein sequence MPLIIGLGNPGSKYAGTRHNIGFEFIDKLATSLSARMGPGKGPFHVGKGNHARHSIYLIKPTTYMNNSGKAVSEAINWYKEDISNCLVCYDDLALDVGTIRLRPGGSAAGHNGIKDIINQLGTKSFPRLRIGIGDDFPQGQQVQHVLSSFSDDERTIIDTTLDEAVDAALCFVREGIDQAMNEFN encoded by the coding sequence ATGCCGTTAATTATAGGTCTGGGAAATCCCGGAAGTAAGTACGCTGGCACTCGTCATAACATCGGTTTTGAATTTATCGATAAGCTGGCAACATCATTGTCAGCACGAATGGGGCCTGGGAAAGGCCCTTTTCATGTTGGTAAAGGAAATCACGCTCGTCATTCCATCTATTTGATAAAACCCACTACCTATATGAATAATAGTGGGAAAGCTGTTTCTGAAGCCATCAATTGGTATAAAGAAGATATCAGCAACTGTCTGGTATGTTATGATGATTTGGCTTTAGACGTTGGTACGATCCGTTTGCGCCCCGGAGGTAGTGCGGCAGGCCATAATGGAATCAAAGATATTATCAACCAGCTGGGAACAAAGTCATTTCCCCGGTTACGCATTGGCATTGGCGATGATTTCCCTCAAGGTCAACAGGTACAACACGTACTTTCCTCTTTTTCTGATGACGAACGTACAATCATCGATACTACGCTGGATGAGGCCGTCGATGCTGCCCTTTGTTTTGTAAGAGAAGGGATTGATCAAGCAATGAACGAGTTCAATTAA